A stretch of the Bradyrhizobium arachidis genome encodes the following:
- a CDS encoding amidase, with amino-acid sequence MSADETCFFTATEQKTLLASRRISALELLELHLDRVKRVNPSCNAVVALDEEGARRQAHIADEKLVRSETTGPLHGLPMTIKDSFAVAGMAATCGLEELRDYRPREDAVTVAKIRAGGAVIFGKTNLPAGAADHQSRNTLFGLTRNPWDGERTVGGSSGGSAAALAAGLTSLELGSDIGGSIRVPAHFCGVYGHKPSYGLVSTEGHIPPPPGHIAPAELGVAGPLARSAFDLELLLDVVLGASDVEAAGAQLRLPAPRHDDLRSFRVAVWNDAQAYPLDDGYAAAIDGLVDDLVRIGVTVDRAARPAIDPAASYDVYLQTLFGIIGAGLPPPAREALLAAGEVAESGSYPRRVADAVRQTLPQFFAGTEQRHQLYRAWRRFFADYDVLLCPVTPTVAFPHDIERLDLAAQFTRRLAVNGRTVPYMDNLAWPGLVTVANLPATAVPTGRMVGSVPAGVQIVGPYLGDRTTLRFAQLVEQALGGFTRAPRI; translated from the coding sequence ATGTCTGCAGACGAAACCTGTTTCTTCACCGCAACCGAGCAGAAGACGTTGCTTGCGTCGCGGCGCATCAGTGCGCTCGAACTGCTTGAGCTGCATCTCGATCGGGTGAAACGCGTCAATCCATCCTGCAATGCCGTGGTCGCGCTGGATGAAGAAGGGGCGCGCCGCCAGGCGCACATCGCCGACGAGAAGCTGGTGCGCAGTGAAACGACCGGGCCGCTGCACGGCCTGCCGATGACCATCAAGGATTCCTTCGCCGTCGCCGGCATGGCCGCGACCTGCGGGCTCGAGGAGTTGCGCGATTATCGGCCGCGTGAGGACGCCGTCACGGTCGCAAAAATCCGCGCGGGCGGTGCGGTCATCTTCGGCAAGACCAATCTGCCGGCGGGTGCCGCCGACCACCAATCCCGCAACACGCTGTTCGGCTTGACGCGCAATCCATGGGATGGTGAGCGCACCGTCGGCGGTTCCTCCGGAGGCTCGGCCGCTGCGCTCGCGGCGGGGCTGACGTCGCTCGAGCTCGGCAGCGATATCGGAGGCTCGATCCGCGTGCCGGCGCATTTCTGCGGCGTCTACGGCCACAAGCCAAGCTATGGTCTCGTCAGTACCGAGGGACACATTCCACCACCGCCCGGCCACATCGCACCCGCGGAGCTCGGTGTCGCCGGACCTCTGGCCCGCAGCGCGTTCGATCTTGAGCTGCTGCTCGACGTCGTGCTCGGCGCGTCCGACGTCGAGGCTGCCGGCGCGCAGTTGCGGCTGCCGGCACCGCGGCATGACGACCTCCGGTCCTTTCGCGTTGCGGTCTGGAACGATGCGCAGGCTTACCCGCTGGACGACGGCTACGCGGCCGCGATCGACGGACTGGTCGATGATCTCGTGCGCATCGGCGTAACGGTCGACAGGGCCGCGCGGCCAGCCATTGATCCCGCTGCAAGCTACGACGTCTATCTGCAAACCCTGTTCGGGATCATCGGCGCCGGGCTGCCGCCGCCCGCGCGCGAGGCCCTCCTCGCTGCGGGGGAGGTGGCCGAGAGCGGCAGCTATCCGCGTCGTGTTGCCGACGCGGTTCGGCAGACACTGCCGCAGTTCTTCGCGGGGACGGAGCAGCGGCACCAGCTCTATCGCGCGTGGCGTCGTTTCTTCGCCGATTACGACGTGCTGCTATGCCCGGTCACGCCGACGGTGGCGTTCCCGCACGACATCGAGCGCCTCGATCTCGCCGCGCAATTTACCCGTCGCCTCGCCGTGAACGGCCGCACGGTCCCATACATGGACAATCTGGCCTGGCCCGGTCTCGTCACGGTCGCCAATCTACCGGCCACCGCCGTTCCGACGGGCCGGATGGTCGGCAGTGTGCCGGCCGGCGTGCAAATTGTGGGACCTTATCTCGGGGACCGCACCACGCTGAGATTTGCCCAGCTGGTCGAGCAAGCATTGGGCGGCTTCACCCGGGCGCCGCGCATCTGA